A stretch of the Oenococcus sp. UCMA 16435 genome encodes the following:
- a CDS encoding SDR family NAD(P)-dependent oxidoreductase — MEKQKTVIITGASSGMGFAAAKLFSKRGWRVFAGARRVDRMKELTNLGVEIFFLDLSKDESIENFFRQVLQKTDEINVLINNAGYGEYGSLEDTSIKQARAQFEVNVFAAIHLTKLLLPIMRKQHNGRIINVSSVAGFLYTSLGGWYDATKHALETLTDSLRLETESFGIRAILIEPGGTRSEWLKTALKNAQKNTPKNSVYYSSIDAFDRLFSKMSSKRSSQDLANLFYKAATDKHPKRRYIDGFSNRAVIWAFRHLPYSFTDMVMKKMMK; from the coding sequence ATGGAAAAACAAAAAACTGTGATTATCACAGGTGCTTCTTCAGGCATGGGTTTCGCTGCGGCAAAATTATTTTCTAAGCGCGGTTGGCGGGTTTTTGCCGGAGCTCGTCGGGTCGACCGAATGAAGGAATTAACAAATCTTGGTGTCGAGATATTTTTTCTTGATCTTTCAAAAGACGAGTCAATTGAAAATTTCTTCCGTCAGGTTTTGCAAAAAACTGATGAAATCAATGTTTTAATCAACAATGCCGGTTATGGCGAATATGGCAGTCTTGAGGATACATCGATCAAACAGGCGCGCGCTCAATTTGAGGTCAATGTTTTTGCTGCGATTCATTTAACCAAATTACTTCTCCCGATTATGCGAAAACAGCATAATGGCCGAATTATCAATGTTTCTTCGGTTGCTGGTTTTCTTTATACTTCTCTGGGAGGTTGGTATGATGCGACAAAGCATGCTTTGGAAACTTTGACCGATAGCTTGCGTTTGGAAACGGAGTCTTTTGGTATTCGGGCAATTTTGATCGAACCGGGCGGGACTCGATCGGAATGGCTGAAAACAGCTTTAAAAAATGCTCAAAAAAATACTCCAAAAAATTCCGTTTATTATTCTTCAATCGATGCCTTTGATAGACTGTTTTCAAAAATGTCATCGAAACGAAGCAGTCAGGATTTAGCAAATTTATTTTATAAAGCGGCAACCGACAAACATCCAAAACGTCGGTATATTGATGGCTTTTCTAATCGGGCGGTAATTTGGGCTTTTCGTCATCTTCCATATAGTTTTACCGATATGGTTATGAAGAAAATGATGAAATAG
- a CDS encoding S-ribosylhomocysteine lyase encodes MAEVESFTLDHTKVKAPYVRLIEEQKGPKGGTVANYDLRLAQPNQTSIETGGIHTLEHLFASLMRDRLDGIIDISPFGCRTGFHMISWYTYDTETVAKALKESLTEIRDRVEFSDIPGVSEKTCGNFKDHSLWSAKNWAKIILDEGISSDPFERKVV; translated from the coding sequence ATGGCAGAAGTCGAAAGTTTTACTTTGGATCATACAAAAGTCAAAGCACCATACGTGCGCTTGATTGAAGAACAGAAGGGACCAAAGGGTGGCACGGTTGCCAATTATGATTTGCGTTTGGCTCAACCTAACCAAACTTCGATTGAAACGGGTGGCATTCATACCTTGGAACATTTGTTTGCTTCTTTGATGCGAGATCGACTTGATGGGATTATTGATATCTCGCCTTTTGGTTGCCGGACAGGTTTTCATATGATTAGTTGGTATACCTATGATACTGAAACGGTCGCAAAGGCACTTAAAGAAAGTTTGACTGAAATTCGCGATCGTGTTGAATTTTCAGATATCCCTGGTGTTTCTGAAAAGACTTGCGGTAACTTCAAGGATCATTCTTTGTGGAGCGCCAAAAATTGGGCAAAAATTATTTTGGATGAAGGTATCAGTAGTGATCCTTTTGAAAGAAAAGTTGTCTGA
- a CDS encoding PH domain-containing protein, with product MNKIEQLPSRIKFIWLIHVFGNLFLLTIVMILLEFAVHFWKLADWLIYPALVAAVLIISFELLSIPYRYRFWQYKISNDSVEIQSGFIFRERVAIPIARVQNVTLSAGPVLQWQKLEKVIVATASSSHKIDGLKDDTAKQLRDQIMRLALEARDE from the coding sequence ATGAATAAAATTGAACAATTACCCTCAAGAATTAAATTCATTTGGCTAATTCATGTTTTTGGGAATTTGTTTTTGCTTACCATTGTCATGATATTGCTTGAATTTGCCGTTCATTTTTGGAAATTGGCCGATTGGCTAATCTATCCAGCCCTGGTCGCTGCTGTATTGATTATCTCTTTTGAACTGCTTTCGATTCCTTATCGCTATCGTTTTTGGCAATATAAAATTAGCAATGATTCGGTTGAAATACAATCTGGTTTTATTTTTCGCGAACGAGTGGCAATTCCAATTGCCCGTGTTCAAAACGTTACTTTATCAGCCGGTCCAGTACTTCAGTGGCAAAAACTTGAGAAGGTGATTGTCGCAACCGCTTCCAGCAGTCACAAAATTGATGGTTTAAAAGACGATACCGCAAAACAGTTGCGTGATCAGATCATGCGCCTGGCTTTGGAGGCTCGTGATGAATAA
- a CDS encoding AEC family transporter: MNAFITSVESVVEIVLVIALGYVLRRSGKLADSFKGNISYLIMNIALPLSIFVSVLTYLTRDKLVSLSGGLVFAAASFAVSYVIAYLITKIFKIRVGRRGTFINMFVNANTIFIGLPLNSALFGTKSMPYFLIYYVMNTISTWAIGVFFISADDPTRDKSKKQSFNWKKLLPMPLVGFLISIVVLLLAIPIPTWISTTFSMVGGIVTPMSLIYIGIILADAGLKSIHFDRDSILALIGRFVIAPAVMITILKLFAGSMPVLESSTLIIQAATPGLAVLPILVGQNHGDVEYATNVVTTSTVLFVIVVPILMQFV; this comes from the coding sequence ATGAATGCATTTATTACCAGTGTTGAGAGTGTCGTAGAAATTGTTCTAGTGATTGCTCTTGGTTATGTTTTACGGAGATCAGGAAAATTAGCTGATTCTTTTAAAGGAAATATTTCATACCTGATTATGAATATTGCCTTGCCACTGTCGATTTTTGTTAGTGTACTGACTTATTTGACACGTGATAAATTAGTCAGCTTATCCGGTGGTTTGGTTTTCGCTGCAGCTAGTTTCGCTGTCAGTTACGTGATTGCTTATTTAATCACGAAAATCTTCAAAATTCGGGTTGGTCGTCGTGGAACATTTATCAATATGTTCGTCAACGCTAATACAATTTTTATTGGCTTACCGTTAAATTCGGCTTTGTTCGGTACAAAGTCGATGCCATACTTCTTAATTTATTATGTTATGAATACAATTTCGACTTGGGCAATTGGGGTCTTCTTTATTTCAGCTGACGATCCAACGAGAGACAAGTCGAAAAAACAAAGTTTCAATTGGAAAAAGTTATTGCCAATGCCCCTGGTCGGTTTCTTGATTTCAATTGTTGTACTACTCTTGGCAATTCCGATTCCTACATGGATTAGTACGACTTTTTCCATGGTTGGCGGGATTGTAACGCCAATGTCCCTGATATATATCGGAATTATTTTAGCTGATGCTGGTTTGAAATCTATTCATTTCGATCGTGATTCGATTCTCGCCTTAATTGGTCGCTTTGTTATTGCTCCAGCTGTTATGATTACGATTTTAAAACTTTTTGCAGGATCAATGCCGGTACTTGAATCTTCAACTCTGATCATTCAAGCAGCTACTCCGGGCTTGGCTGTTTTGCCAATCTTGGTTGGACAAAATCATGGAGATGTTGAATATGCAACGAATGTTGTTACAACTTCGACGGTTCTATTCGTAATCGTTGTACCAATTTTGATGCAGTTTGTATAA
- a CDS encoding NAD-dependent malic enzyme: MTDPVSILNDPFINKGTAFTEAERDELGLNGLLPAKVQTLQEQVDQTYAQFQSKASNLEKRLFLMEIFNTNHVLFYKLFSQHVVEFMPIVYDPTIADTIENYSELFVEPQGAAFLDINHPENIQSTLKNAANGRDIKLLVVSDAEGILGIGDWGVQGVDIAVGKLMVYTVAAGIDPSTVLPVVIDAGTNNEQLLKDPLYLGNKFNRIRGDKYYDFVDKFVDQAETIFPNLYLHWEDFGRSNASNILNSYKDKIATFNDDIQGTGIVVLAGVLGALKISGQKLTNQTYMSFGAGTAGMGIVKQLHEEMVEQGLSDEDAKKHFFLVDKQGLLFDDDPNLTPEQKPFAAKRSDFKNADQLTNLQAAVEAVRPTILVGTSTHPNSFTEEIVKDMAGYTERPIIFPISNPTKLAEAKAEDVLKWSNGKALIGTGVPVDDIEYEGNTYQIGQANNALIYPGLGFGAIAAQSKLLTPEMISAAAHSLGGIVDTTKVGAAVLPPVSKLAEFSRTVAVAVAKKAVEQGINRQPIDDVQKAVDDLKWEPKY, from the coding sequence ATGACAGATCCAGTAAGTATTTTAAATGATCCTTTTATTAACAAAGGAACCGCTTTTACAGAAGCGGAAAGGGACGAACTTGGTTTAAACGGTTTACTGCCGGCCAAAGTTCAGACTTTGCAAGAGCAGGTCGATCAGACTTATGCTCAGTTTCAAAGTAAGGCTTCAAATCTTGAAAAACGATTATTTCTAATGGAAATATTCAATACAAACCATGTGTTGTTTTATAAACTTTTTTCTCAACATGTAGTTGAATTTATGCCAATTGTTTATGATCCAACAATTGCCGATACAATTGAAAATTATTCAGAACTGTTTGTCGAACCACAGGGTGCTGCTTTTTTGGATATTAATCATCCGGAAAATATTCAATCAACTTTGAAAAATGCCGCTAATGGCCGTGATATTAAGTTGTTAGTTGTTTCCGACGCTGAAGGAATTCTCGGAATTGGAGACTGGGGTGTCCAAGGTGTCGACATTGCCGTTGGCAAGTTGATGGTTTATACAGTTGCTGCTGGAATCGATCCGTCGACAGTTCTTCCGGTTGTTATCGATGCCGGAACCAATAATGAACAGCTTCTAAAAGATCCTCTTTATTTGGGAAACAAATTCAATCGGATTCGCGGCGACAAGTATTATGATTTTGTCGACAAATTCGTTGATCAGGCCGAAACTATTTTTCCTAATTTATATTTGCATTGGGAAGACTTTGGCCGTTCAAACGCTTCTAATATCCTAAACAGCTATAAAGATAAAATCGCTACTTTTAATGATGATATTCAAGGAACCGGAATCGTTGTTTTGGCTGGTGTCCTTGGTGCATTAAAGATTTCTGGTCAGAAATTAACTAATCAGACTTATATGAGTTTTGGTGCCGGCACTGCTGGAATGGGAATTGTTAAGCAGCTTCATGAAGAAATGGTTGAACAGGGTCTTTCTGACGAAGACGCTAAGAAGCATTTCTTCCTCGTCGATAAGCAGGGCCTTTTGTTTGATGATGATCCCAATCTAACTCCGGAACAAAAGCCGTTTGCTGCCAAGCGGAGTGACTTTAAAAATGCCGATCAATTAACTAATCTTCAAGCAGCTGTTGAAGCTGTTCGGCCAACTATTTTAGTTGGTACCTCGACACATCCGAATTCCTTTACCGAAGAAATTGTTAAAGATATGGCTGGTTATACGGAAAGACCAATTATTTTTCCAATTTCCAACCCAACAAAATTAGCTGAAGCGAAAGCCGAAGATGTCTTGAAATGGTCTAATGGGAAAGCTTTGATTGGTACCGGTGTTCCGGTTGATGATATTGAATACGAGGGTAACACTTATCAAATCGGTCAGGCCAATAATGCTTTGATTTATCCAGGACTTGGTTTTGGAGCCATTGCTGCTCAATCGAAGCTGCTCACACCTGAAATGATTTCAGCCGCTGCCCATAGTCTTGGAGGAATTGTTGATACGACGAAAGTTGGCGCTGCTGTTTTGCCGCCAGTTTCAAAATTAGCCGAGTTCTCACGAACAGTGGCGGTTGCCGTGGCTAAAAAAGCCGTTGAACAGGGCATTAACCGTCAGCCGATTGACGATGTCCAAAAGGCTGTCGATGACTTGAAATGGGAACCTAAATACTAA
- a CDS encoding D-alanyl-D-alanine carboxypeptidase, whose amino-acid sequence MKQLKILAPAALVAELDGSVLAGKNIDRRVPIASLTKLIIIYQLYAAVEKHQLNWDDQLTTTKKIAEFTKGEVVAEIKLTEGETYTVKDALDALLILSENTFAFVFAEKLFKSLENWHQQTIALLDSWGINNSIIPNPAGLSNQDLETYKDPEMTDSYEPLFSAKEVLTITEQLVDRFPEVLTIAQKWKFNFKSDRQEYPYLNRFKFLAIANHQWLGLKTGTSPDTESLVGVVQVDQKKFVTVYLAAKINFLEPKGRNCYVESEKMLSSVLG is encoded by the coding sequence TTGAAACAATTGAAAATTTTGGCGCCGGCAGCATTAGTTGCCGAACTTGACGGCTCTGTTTTGGCTGGAAAAAATATTGATCGACGGGTACCGATCGCTTCGCTTACAAAATTAATTATTATTTATCAGCTTTATGCAGCCGTTGAAAAACACCAACTTAATTGGGACGATCAATTAACGACAACCAAAAAGATTGCTGAATTTACTAAAGGGGAAGTCGTTGCTGAAATTAAATTAACTGAGGGCGAGACTTACACGGTTAAAGATGCATTAGATGCGCTTTTGATTTTGTCGGAAAATACTTTTGCTTTTGTTTTCGCAGAAAAACTTTTCAAAAGTTTGGAGAACTGGCATCAACAGACGATTGCTCTTTTGGATTCTTGGGGTATTAATAATTCGATCATTCCAAATCCTGCCGGACTTTCTAACCAAGACTTGGAAACTTATAAAGATCCTGAGATGACTGATTCCTATGAACCGCTTTTTTCAGCCAAAGAAGTTTTGACAATTACCGAGCAGCTTGTTGATCGTTTTCCGGAAGTTTTGACGATTGCCCAAAAATGGAAGTTTAATTTTAAAAGCGACCGGCAGGAATATCCTTATTTAAATCGTTTTAAATTTCTGGCAATTGCTAATCATCAATGGCTCGGTTTAAAAACCGGAACTTCTCCCGATACCGAATCTCTTGTTGGGGTTGTTCAAGTCGATCAAAAAAAATTCGTGACAGTTTATCTTGCTGCTAAGATCAATTTTCTTGAACCGAAGGGACGCAACTGCTATGTTGAATCGGAAAAAATGTTGTCCTCGGTACTTGGATAA
- a CDS encoding glycosyl hydrolase, with the protein MSKITSIISGLSLKEKADLVSGKDFWFTAQVPGLDRMMVSDGPSGLRKQADTSDALGLNKSVVAVNFPSSSLTANSFDCALLQELGRNLGQAAKAERVGILLGPGINLKRSPLAGRNFEYFSEDPYLIGELASSYVQGVQETGVGVSLKHFAANNRENQRFTASSNIDQRSLHELYLSAFEKVVKTAHPATIMCSYNAINGTLNSQNQRLLTQILREQWGFKGLVMSDWGAVSDHVAALKAGLDLEMPGKGAESTTEIVEAVNNGKLDEKILDRAVLRVIQMVEKWQPQSKTVVSYDLEKQHQFARQLADESIVLLKNEQQLLPLKPDQSLAVIGQLAEKPRYQGSGSAHVNAYKAISPLKTVRKALPKTAYQAGYQIDSGQIDRQSEQAAVDLAKQVDQIVVFAGFPSSYESEGFDKQTISLPDNQNHLIERLAAVNKKIIVVLENGSALEMPWVGKVGAIVETYLAGEAVGQSTWDVLFGHVNPSGKLAESFPIKLSDNPTYLAFNADQNEENYHEGLFAGYRYYDKKKQEVLFPFGYGLSYTTFDYRKLELLKSDRQVTVSFEIKNTGSVAGKEIAQLYLSNQTSKIEKPPKELKGFVKVSLNPGQTKQAKITLDKRSFSWYNPKTEKWQVDNGSYQVQLAASSRDIRLTKNLVIDWSENKRQAISSDSYLSDILREPTFKVALQKSGLDELLKQLAGDENNQAILTNMPLRALMMMGVSNHQIQQFVNLANQS; encoded by the coding sequence TTGTCTAAAATTACTTCAATTATTTCAGGATTATCTTTAAAAGAAAAAGCCGATCTTGTTTCCGGCAAAGACTTTTGGTTTACGGCTCAAGTTCCTGGCTTGGATAGAATGATGGTTTCCGATGGGCCGTCCGGTTTGAGAAAACAGGCTGATACTTCCGATGCTTTGGGTCTAAATAAAAGCGTTGTTGCAGTTAATTTCCCTTCTTCTTCTTTGACGGCCAATTCGTTTGATTGCGCGTTACTGCAGGAATTAGGCAGAAACCTTGGCCAGGCAGCCAAGGCTGAACGAGTTGGAATTCTATTGGGTCCCGGAATTAATTTAAAAAGAAGTCCTTTGGCTGGGCGCAATTTTGAATATTTTTCCGAAGATCCTTATCTTATCGGTGAATTAGCCAGTTCCTATGTTCAAGGTGTCCAGGAAACCGGTGTTGGCGTCAGTTTAAAACATTTTGCCGCTAATAATCGGGAAAACCAGCGTTTTACAGCTTCTTCCAATATTGATCAACGCAGTCTGCACGAACTATATCTTTCGGCTTTTGAGAAGGTTGTTAAAACAGCTCATCCGGCAACGATTATGTGTTCTTATAATGCGATTAATGGTACCCTTAATTCGCAAAACCAGCGCTTGCTGACTCAAATTCTAAGAGAACAATGGGGATTTAAAGGTCTGGTGATGTCTGATTGGGGTGCTGTCAGTGATCATGTTGCAGCCTTGAAAGCCGGCTTGGATTTAGAAATGCCAGGCAAAGGGGCCGAATCAACTACAGAGATTGTCGAGGCTGTTAACAACGGCAAGCTGGATGAGAAAATTTTGGATCGGGCTGTTTTAAGAGTGATCCAAATGGTTGAAAAATGGCAGCCACAAAGCAAAACTGTTGTTTCTTATGATCTGGAAAAACAGCATCAGTTTGCTCGCCAACTGGCCGACGAAAGCATCGTTCTATTAAAAAACGAACAGCAGCTTTTGCCGCTTAAACCGGACCAGTCTTTGGCTGTGATTGGACAACTGGCCGAAAAACCGCGTTATCAGGGATCCGGCAGTGCTCATGTCAATGCATATAAAGCAATCAGTCCTTTAAAAACCGTTCGGAAGGCTTTGCCAAAGACAGCTTATCAAGCAGGGTATCAAATAGATTCTGGTCAAATTGATCGGCAGTCCGAACAAGCGGCAGTTGATCTGGCAAAGCAGGTTGACCAGATAGTTGTTTTTGCCGGTTTTCCAAGTTCTTATGAGTCGGAAGGCTTTGACAAGCAGACAATCAGTTTGCCGGACAACCAAAATCATTTAATTGAACGATTGGCCGCCGTTAATAAAAAAATAATTGTTGTTTTAGAAAACGGTTCGGCTCTTGAAATGCCTTGGGTTGGAAAAGTTGGTGCGATCGTCGAGACTTATCTGGCTGGTGAAGCCGTTGGCCAGTCTACTTGGGATGTTCTATTTGGTCATGTTAACCCTTCGGGTAAGTTAGCTGAAAGCTTTCCAATTAAGTTATCCGACAATCCGACTTATTTAGCTTTTAATGCTGATCAGAACGAGGAGAATTATCATGAAGGGCTCTTTGCTGGCTATCGTTATTACGATAAGAAAAAGCAGGAAGTTCTTTTTCCCTTTGGCTATGGATTGAGTTATACAACTTTTGATTACAGGAAACTGGAACTTTTAAAAAGTGATCGGCAGGTAACTGTTAGTTTTGAAATTAAGAATACCGGTTCGGTCGCAGGCAAGGAAATAGCTCAACTTTATCTGTCCAATCAGACCAGTAAAATTGAAAAACCGCCTAAAGAACTGAAAGGTTTTGTCAAAGTTTCTCTGAATCCAGGCCAGACAAAGCAGGCCAAAATCACCTTGGATAAAAGATCTTTCAGCTGGTATAATCCTAAAACTGAAAAATGGCAGGTGGATAACGGTTCCTATCAAGTCCAATTGGCCGCTTCTAGCCGTGATATTCGTTTAACCAAGAACCTGGTCATCGATTGGTCGGAAAATAAAAGGCAGGCAATTAGTTCCGATAGTTACCTGAGTGATATTCTAAGGGAACCAACTTTTAAAGTTGCTTTGCAAAAGAGTGGATTGGATGAACTATTGAAACAATTGGCCGGAGACGAAAATAATCAGGCAATTTTGACCAATATGCCTCTGAGAGCCTTGATGATGATGGGTGTTTCTAACCATCAGATTCAACAATTTGTTAATCTTGCCAATCAAAGCTAA
- a CDS encoding PH domain-containing protein: MNNVTNKSNRLHPLAFFVFLYNNLKRSFLLILFLFFEIIGDRHPGLFLYGLLIILVIFSFVDALLRYIFFAYHFDENSLTIDSGVFIRHHEHIPFNKIQTIQHKQWFFLQPFDLESLSIETAGHNDGKAEAILPVIPLKISNFIEKLNQQSRLGSVSSEAGPQQAKNKKIDSSYQINFRDLSKYALTSFGIIPVLLGFVGFFSQIDGYLPQTIKKPIELTIDNLVAESFFILAILILLFSLLASYLTTVQKYYHFTLIKSKNKLTTIRGFFQRNIVSLPLKKIQAVFVKQSILRQWLKLATVETIVASDAGKNEKNGGDLVILPVIEKKQLFQQVQKFISYFPKQMPKLIHLPSFQSWYFIRNGILLSLLPALVLIYFFHFWGCFSLLLLPLAVSLGWYKGHHMAFAIISGGRYLLQSGRFWTNELYLIQQNKIQFVSYRQTVWMAHKHLVHLSVSIRHANSNHEVQIRYLPEKEARRIYNCYLNKSNS, encoded by the coding sequence ATGAATAATGTTACGAATAAAAGTAATCGTTTGCATCCATTGGCTTTTTTTGTTTTTTTATACAATAATTTGAAAAGATCTTTTCTGCTAATTCTTTTTTTATTTTTTGAAATTATCGGTGACCGTCATCCGGGATTATTTTTGTATGGATTGTTAATTATTTTAGTAATTTTTTCCTTTGTGGATGCCCTGCTTAGATATATATTTTTTGCTTATCACTTTGACGAAAACAGTTTGACGATTGATTCCGGAGTTTTTATTCGCCACCATGAGCATATTCCCTTTAACAAAATCCAAACGATTCAACACAAACAATGGTTTTTCTTGCAGCCTTTTGATCTTGAATCGCTTTCAATCGAAACGGCCGGTCATAATGATGGAAAAGCCGAAGCGATTTTACCGGTTATCCCTTTAAAAATTTCTAATTTTATTGAAAAACTCAACCAACAGTCCCGTCTGGGAAGTGTTTCGTCGGAAGCTGGTCCTCAACAAGCCAAAAATAAAAAAATTGATAGCAGCTATCAAATAAATTTTCGTGATTTATCAAAATATGCCCTGACTTCATTTGGTATTATTCCGGTTCTTTTGGGTTTTGTCGGATTTTTTTCCCAGATTGATGGTTACTTGCCGCAAACTATCAAGAAACCGATTGAATTAACTATCGATAATTTAGTGGCAGAGAGTTTTTTTATTCTTGCAATTCTGATTTTGCTTTTTAGCTTGCTCGCATCCTATTTGACGACCGTTCAAAAATATTATCATTTCACTTTGATTAAAAGCAAGAATAAGTTGACGACGATTCGTGGTTTTTTTCAAAGAAATATCGTCAGTTTACCTTTAAAAAAGATTCAGGCAGTTTTTGTCAAACAAAGTATTTTACGTCAGTGGCTGAAATTGGCAACAGTCGAAACAATTGTTGCCTCGGATGCTGGAAAAAATGAGAAGAACGGTGGCGATCTGGTTATTCTTCCTGTTATTGAAAAGAAACAGCTTTTTCAACAAGTACAGAAATTTATTTCTTACTTTCCAAAACAAATGCCTAAGTTAATTCACTTACCATCTTTTCAGAGCTGGTATTTTATCCGTAACGGAATTCTGCTTTCTTTATTGCCAGCTCTAGTCTTGATATATTTTTTTCACTTTTGGGGCTGCTTTTCCTTGCTTCTTCTCCCGTTAGCAGTCAGTCTTGGCTGGTATAAGGGCCACCATATGGCTTTTGCGATTATTTCCGGTGGACGTTATTTACTTCAAAGCGGCCGTTTTTGGACTAATGAATTGTATTTGATTCAACAAAATAAAATACAGTTTGTCAGTTATCGCCAGACTGTTTGGATGGCTCACAAACATTTAGTTCATTTATCTGTCAGCATTCGCCATGCTAATTCTAATCACGAAGTTCAGATCCGTTATCTTCCGGAAAAGGAAGCCCGGCGAATCTATAATTGTTACTTAAATAAATCTAATTCCTAA
- a CDS encoding SOS response-associated peptidase — MFKPTDSPEIQRIYQLALDNGYQVKSGEIFPTDQTALIVAGEKQVKIVQMPWGFPGFKAKQTIINARAETIMNKEIFADAFIKYRCVYPTSGFFEWTKDKQKIYFNYQEKPSALYIAGFYNFFDGQAKSILITTVPNASVAPVHNRMPLILKKEEINRWIYDSDFAKNLLVKQMPLLTAKKV, encoded by the coding sequence ATGTTTAAACCAACAGATAGTCCAGAAATTCAACGAATTTATCAGCTGGCTCTCGACAATGGGTATCAAGTAAAGAGCGGAGAAATCTTTCCAACCGATCAGACGGCACTGATTGTTGCCGGCGAAAAACAGGTCAAAATTGTACAAATGCCCTGGGGCTTTCCGGGCTTTAAAGCAAAGCAAACAATCATCAACGCTCGGGCAGAAACGATTATGAATAAGGAAATCTTTGCCGATGCTTTTATCAAATATCGCTGCGTTTATCCGACAAGTGGTTTCTTTGAGTGGACCAAGGACAAACAAAAAATCTATTTCAATTATCAAGAAAAGCCGAGTGCACTATATATTGCCGGTTTTTATAATTTTTTTGATGGGCAGGCTAAGTCGATTTTAATTACAACTGTGCCGAATGCTTCGGTTGCACCGGTTCATAATCGAATGCCGCTGATTTTAAAGAAAGAAGAAATTAATCGTTGGATTTATGATTCGGATTTCGCTAAAAATTTATTAGTAAAGCAAATGCCGCTTTTAACGGCGAAAAAAGTTTAA
- a CDS encoding LysR family transcriptional regulator encodes MKFTDIEYFDKISELESFSKTAIFFNVSQPTISFAVQRLESEMKKTLINRNRSHGEISLTDAGQIFEKHAKKILQEVVAAHEEIDRINWPTIEFGLPQIIGNYYFPKLVKHFVGNPFFQNVATHEAGSDLLLKALKNHRLDLAIISSVNPVKIEGLETIEIDRKKYLIVVSKDNPLAKQKEISFEDLVNEKFVSLKEGNVHPIAFRQLEETYNVYPKIIYETPDVNILKKMIAEKTGIGFIVEIAVDKQDNLATLQLKNKRVPEFIISFVYKKDLQIPGIKNIVEELRNNSIFDQNQETKH; translated from the coding sequence ATGAAGTTCACCGATATCGAATACTTTGACAAAATATCCGAGCTTGAATCATTTTCAAAAACGGCTATTTTTTTCAATGTCAGTCAACCAACAATTTCATTTGCTGTCCAACGTTTAGAAAGCGAGATGAAAAAAACTTTAATTAACCGCAATCGATCACATGGGGAAATTTCATTGACCGATGCTGGCCAGATTTTTGAAAAACACGCAAAAAAAATTCTTCAAGAAGTAGTAGCTGCCCACGAAGAAATTGATCGGATAAATTGGCCGACAATCGAATTTGGTCTACCACAAATTATTGGGAATTATTATTTCCCAAAATTAGTCAAACATTTCGTTGGCAACCCGTTTTTCCAGAATGTTGCGACCCATGAAGCCGGATCCGACTTGCTTTTAAAAGCTTTAAAAAATCATCGCCTTGATTTGGCAATCATTTCTTCAGTCAATCCAGTAAAAATCGAGGGACTAGAAACAATTGAAATTGATCGAAAAAAATACTTAATCGTTGTCAGCAAAGACAATCCTTTGGCCAAACAGAAAGAAATTTCTTTTGAGGATCTTGTCAATGAAAAATTTGTTTCCTTAAAGGAAGGCAATGTTCATCCAATCGCTTTTCGCCAACTAGAAGAAACTTACAATGTTTACCCAAAAATTATTTACGAAACGCCTGATGTTAATATTTTAAAAAAAATGATCGCAGAAAAAACCGGCATTGGTTTTATTGTTGAAATAGCAGTCGACAAACAAGATAATTTAGCAACATTACAATTAAAAAACAAAAGGGTTCCGGAATTTATCATCAGTTTTGTCTATAAAAAAGACTTACAAATTCCTGGAATTAAAAATATAGTCGAAGAATTGAGAAACAATAGTATCTTCGACCAGAATCAAGAAACAAAACATTAG